One window from the genome of Actinoplanes teichomyceticus ATCC 31121 encodes:
- a CDS encoding type I polyketide synthase yields MSRIAIVGMACRYPDATSPRELWENALAGRRAFRRLPDVRMRLDDYYDADPGTPDRFYARTAAVIEGYEFDRVGFRIAGSTYRATDLTHWLALDMAARALTDAGFPDGEGLPRERTGVVVGNTLTGEFSRAAQLRLRWPYVRRTTAAALREQGWDDERTAAFLDALETRYKQPFPPVDEDTLAGGLSNTIAGRICNYFDLNGGGYTVDGACSSSLLSVTTACRSLLAGELDVAVAGGVDLSIDPFEIIGFAKTGALAREEMRVYDRRSNGFWPGEGCGMAVLMREEDALAAGREVYATIAGWGVSSDGKGGITRPEADGYRLALRRAYDRAGFGIDTVALFEGHGTGTAVGDATELGALCAERAAADPHAAPAAIGSIKAMIGHTKAAAGMAGLIKAAMAVRHGVLPPTLGCPDPHELLQRDNAPLRALRSAEPWPPEQPIRAGVTAMGFGGINTHVVLDAARPHTPARFDSRTAALATSLQDAELLLVEADSPQNLGSRLTALREQAEIISYAGLADLAVNLHAQLSGRPYRAAVVASSPEEAVRRLSRVIDALAAGETRISGTGCFLGHVSTPGRLGLLFPGQGSGRGTSGGALRRRIAAAADVYTLAALPSTGDMVATAVAQPRIITGSLAGLRALDVLGLAASVAVGHSLGELAALGWAGVMDTATLLRVAGERGRTMAEHSASGTMASLAAGPDRAAALTAGLGVVVAGHNGPGQTVVAGAVDAVRQVVERARTAGVDARELAVSHAFHSPLVADAAGAFAARLTGERFGPLGKRVVSTVTGEPLTAGTDVPALLRRQITDPVLFAPALTLAAKDVDLFVEVGPGRVLTTLADSITEVPAVALDTDDESLRSLLTVAAAAYAIGAADRYPALFTDRLSRPLPDRPQFLASPCEAAPAIDLPAVPPPTPAAPDATGPAESTGETTVELLRRLAADRAELPVSLVHDTSLLLDDLHLSSITVGQIVNEASQLLGVPPAQAPAHFATASLSELADALDELTRTAPATTPAPAIDGAAPWVRAFAADPVDVPPAAPAPAGDGGRWQMYGDGADALRTALERTALPGGVLVCLPPRCTGAQLEPALLGAQAALRGPQDGRFVVVQDGQDAVALAKTLRLEAPWLPVTVLNLPDLPDAAERVAAEVAATTGYRERHYDADGTCRTPLLRALPVHAGREQPVLGPGDVLLVTGGGKGITAECALALAADSGAKLALIGRSDPAGDAELAANLDRMSARGLTVRYQQADVTDTASIARAVTAVTAELGPVTAILHGAGRNEPAALARLDLPTLQATLAPKEDGLRAVLAAVDPAALRLLVTFGSIIGRAGLHGEAHYATANHRLAQLTRELADRLPGCRTVCLEWSVWSGVGMGERLAVVETLTRQGIRAITPDQGVTILRRLLSDPDTPSVVVVTSRVDELDTLRYARRELPMLRFADRVLAHTPHVELICETDLNAGTDPYLADHELDGNLLFPAVLGLEGMAQVATALTGHTGLPTFEQAEFPRPIVVPPQGQTAIRIAATVTGDDTVQVAIRSAETGFAADHFRARLRWAEPPAQEPPANPGDATPVALDPARDLYGDTLFQGRRFQRLTRFLRAAAREVTAEVGVAGPDGWFSPYLPGELLLGDPGARDAFMHGNQVCVPDATLLPVAVDRLRPGRLGGSGPVRFHATERAQDGDTYIYDITVRALDGRVLERWEGLRLHAVRHRGAAGPWVPALLGSYLQRSAEQLTGASLAVAVEPGGTGDRAQRRAVTATALSRALGTPAQVRYRPDGRPEVDGGRTVSASHGAGVTLAVAGDGPLACDLEPVAARSDPDWRGLLGAHTALARLLAADLAEPLDVAATRVWTAIECLHKAGLEPHAPLTALPAGSAGWAVLASGDLRIASVVTTLRDVPGPVVAAVLTGGRTA; encoded by the coding sequence ATGAGCAGGATCGCCATCGTCGGCATGGCGTGCCGATACCCCGACGCCACCTCGCCGCGTGAACTCTGGGAGAACGCCCTCGCCGGCCGCCGCGCCTTCCGCCGGCTGCCCGACGTACGGATGCGGCTCGACGACTACTACGACGCCGACCCCGGCACCCCCGACCGTTTCTACGCCCGCACCGCCGCGGTGATCGAGGGCTACGAGTTCGACCGGGTCGGCTTCCGCATCGCCGGCAGCACCTACCGGGCCACCGACCTCACCCACTGGCTGGCCCTGGACATGGCTGCCCGGGCGCTCACCGACGCCGGCTTCCCCGACGGCGAGGGGCTGCCCCGCGAGCGCACCGGCGTGGTCGTCGGCAACACCCTCACCGGCGAGTTCAGCCGCGCCGCGCAGCTGCGTCTGCGATGGCCGTACGTGCGCCGCACCACCGCCGCCGCGCTGCGCGAGCAGGGCTGGGACGACGAGCGGACCGCGGCCTTCCTCGACGCCCTGGAAACCCGCTACAAGCAGCCGTTCCCGCCGGTCGACGAGGACACCCTCGCCGGCGGGCTGTCCAACACCATCGCCGGGCGTATCTGCAACTACTTCGACCTCAACGGCGGCGGCTACACCGTGGACGGTGCCTGCTCGTCGTCGCTGCTGTCGGTCACCACCGCCTGCCGGTCCCTGCTCGCCGGTGAACTCGACGTGGCCGTGGCCGGCGGCGTGGACCTGTCCATCGACCCGTTCGAGATCATCGGCTTCGCCAAGACCGGCGCGCTGGCCCGCGAGGAGATGCGCGTCTACGACCGCCGCTCCAACGGCTTCTGGCCCGGCGAGGGCTGCGGCATGGCCGTGCTGATGCGCGAGGAGGACGCCCTCGCCGCCGGCCGGGAGGTGTACGCCACCATCGCCGGCTGGGGTGTCTCCTCCGACGGCAAGGGCGGCATCACCCGGCCCGAGGCGGACGGTTACCGGCTCGCCCTGCGCCGGGCGTACGACCGCGCCGGCTTCGGCATCGACACGGTCGCCCTGTTCGAAGGGCACGGCACCGGAACCGCCGTGGGTGACGCCACCGAACTCGGGGCTCTCTGCGCCGAACGCGCCGCTGCCGACCCGCACGCCGCGCCCGCCGCGATCGGCTCGATCAAAGCCATGATCGGGCACACCAAGGCCGCCGCGGGCATGGCCGGGCTGATCAAGGCCGCGATGGCCGTCCGGCACGGCGTGCTGCCACCCACCCTGGGTTGCCCCGACCCGCACGAGCTGCTGCAGCGCGACAACGCCCCGCTGCGCGCCCTGCGCAGCGCCGAACCCTGGCCGCCCGAGCAGCCGATCCGCGCGGGGGTCACCGCGATGGGCTTCGGCGGCATCAACACCCACGTCGTGCTCGACGCCGCCCGCCCGCACACCCCGGCACGCTTCGACAGCCGCACCGCCGCGCTCGCCACCTCTCTGCAGGACGCGGAACTGCTGCTCGTCGAGGCCGACTCACCGCAGAACCTCGGCAGCCGTCTGACCGCCCTGCGCGAGCAGGCCGAGATCATCTCGTACGCGGGCCTGGCCGATCTCGCCGTGAACCTGCACGCCCAGCTCTCCGGCCGACCGTACCGCGCCGCCGTGGTCGCCTCCTCCCCGGAGGAGGCCGTCCGCCGGCTCAGCCGCGTCATCGACGCGCTCGCCGCGGGGGAGACCCGGATCAGCGGCACCGGCTGCTTCCTCGGCCACGTCAGCACCCCGGGCCGGCTCGGCCTGCTCTTCCCCGGCCAGGGCTCCGGGCGCGGCACCAGCGGCGGAGCCCTGCGTCGCCGGATCGCCGCGGCAGCCGACGTCTACACCCTCGCCGCGCTGCCGAGCACCGGCGACATGGTCGCCACCGCCGTCGCTCAGCCGCGCATCATCACCGGCTCGCTGGCCGGGCTGCGCGCCCTCGACGTGCTCGGGCTGGCGGCGAGCGTTGCGGTGGGACACAGCCTCGGCGAACTCGCCGCGCTCGGCTGGGCCGGGGTCATGGATACCGCCACGCTGCTGCGCGTGGCCGGCGAACGCGGCCGCACGATGGCCGAGCACAGCGCGTCCGGCACGATGGCCAGCCTCGCCGCGGGACCCGACCGCGCCGCCGCGCTCACCGCCGGGCTGGGCGTGGTCGTGGCCGGGCACAACGGGCCCGGGCAGACCGTCGTCGCCGGTGCCGTGGACGCCGTACGGCAGGTCGTCGAGCGCGCCCGTACCGCCGGCGTCGACGCCCGCGAACTCGCCGTCTCGCACGCCTTCCACTCACCCCTGGTCGCCGACGCGGCCGGAGCGTTCGCCGCCCGGCTCACCGGCGAACGGTTCGGCCCTCTCGGCAAGCGGGTCGTGTCCACCGTCACCGGTGAACCGCTGACCGCCGGCACCGACGTGCCCGCCCTGCTGCGCCGCCAGATCACCGACCCGGTGCTGTTCGCGCCCGCGCTGACCCTGGCCGCCAAGGACGTCGACCTGTTCGTCGAAGTCGGTCCGGGCCGGGTGCTCACCACGCTGGCCGACAGCATCACCGAGGTGCCCGCCGTCGCGCTGGACACCGACGACGAGTCGCTGCGCTCGCTGCTCACCGTGGCCGCCGCCGCGTACGCCATCGGCGCCGCCGACCGCTACCCGGCGCTGTTCACCGACCGCCTCAGCCGCCCCCTGCCCGACCGGCCGCAGTTCTTGGCCAGCCCGTGCGAGGCCGCACCCGCCATCGACCTGCCCGCCGTGCCCCCACCCACGCCCGCGGCGCCGGACGCCACCGGCCCGGCGGAAAGCACCGGGGAGACCACCGTCGAGCTGCTGCGCCGCCTCGCCGCCGACCGCGCCGAACTACCGGTCAGCCTGGTGCACGACACCAGCCTGCTCCTCGACGACCTGCACCTGAGCTCCATCACGGTGGGCCAGATCGTCAACGAGGCGTCCCAACTGCTCGGCGTGCCCCCGGCGCAGGCCCCGGCCCACTTCGCGACCGCCTCGCTCAGCGAACTCGCCGACGCCCTCGACGAGCTGACCCGCACCGCACCCGCCACCACCCCGGCACCCGCGATCGACGGCGCCGCGCCCTGGGTGCGCGCCTTCGCCGCCGACCCCGTCGACGTGCCACCGGCCGCGCCCGCGCCAGCCGGAGACGGCGGCCGCTGGCAGATGTACGGCGACGGCGCCGACGCACTGCGTACGGCGCTGGAACGCACCGCCCTGCCCGGCGGGGTGCTGGTCTGCCTGCCACCACGGTGCACCGGCGCCCAGCTGGAACCCGCGCTGCTGGGCGCACAAGCCGCGCTGCGCGGCCCGCAGGACGGCCGGTTCGTCGTCGTCCAGGACGGCCAGGACGCCGTCGCGCTGGCCAAGACCCTGCGCCTGGAGGCCCCGTGGCTACCGGTGACCGTACTCAACCTGCCGGATCTGCCGGACGCGGCCGAGCGGGTGGCCGCCGAGGTGGCCGCCACCACCGGCTACCGGGAACGCCACTACGACGCCGACGGCACCTGCCGCACCCCGCTGCTGCGGGCCCTGCCGGTGCACGCCGGCCGGGAGCAGCCCGTGCTCGGCCCCGGCGACGTGCTGCTGGTCACCGGCGGCGGCAAGGGCATCACCGCGGAATGCGCGCTGGCGCTCGCTGCGGACAGCGGGGCGAAGCTGGCCCTGATCGGGCGGTCCGACCCGGCCGGAGATGCCGAACTGGCCGCGAATCTCGACCGGATGAGCGCCCGCGGCCTGACCGTGCGCTACCAGCAGGCCGACGTCACCGACACCGCCTCGATCGCCCGCGCGGTCACCGCCGTCACGGCCGAGCTCGGACCCGTCACCGCGATCCTGCACGGCGCCGGCCGCAACGAGCCCGCCGCGCTCGCCCGCCTCGACCTGCCCACCCTGCAAGCCACGCTCGCCCCCAAGGAGGACGGCCTGCGTGCGGTGCTGGCCGCCGTCGACCCGGCGGCGCTGCGCCTGCTGGTCACCTTCGGCAGCATCATCGGCCGCGCCGGGCTGCACGGCGAGGCGCACTACGCCACCGCCAACCACCGGCTCGCGCAGCTGACCCGCGAACTGGCGGACCGGCTGCCGGGCTGCCGTACCGTCTGCCTCGAATGGTCGGTGTGGTCCGGCGTCGGCATGGGCGAACGCCTCGCCGTCGTGGAGACGCTCACCCGCCAGGGCATCCGCGCCATCACCCCGGACCAGGGCGTGACCATCCTGCGACGGCTGCTGTCCGACCCGGACACCCCCAGCGTGGTCGTGGTCACCAGCCGGGTCGACGAGTTGGACACCCTGCGCTACGCCCGCCGCGAGCTGCCCATGCTGCGCTTCGCCGACCGGGTGCTCGCACACACCCCGCACGTCGAGTTGATCTGCGAGACCGACCTCAACGCCGGTACCGACCCCTACCTCGCCGACCACGAGCTCGACGGCAACCTGCTGTTCCCCGCGGTGCTCGGGCTCGAGGGCATGGCGCAGGTCGCCACCGCCCTGACCGGCCACACCGGGCTGCCGACGTTCGAGCAGGCCGAGTTCCCGCGCCCGATCGTGGTACCCCCGCAGGGCCAGACCGCCATCCGCATCGCAGCCACCGTCACCGGCGACGACACCGTCCAGGTCGCCATCCGCAGCGCGGAGACCGGGTTCGCCGCCGACCACTTCCGCGCCCGGCTGCGCTGGGCCGAGCCACCCGCCCAGGAGCCGCCCGCCAACCCCGGCGACGCCACCCCGGTCGCGCTCGACCCGGCTCGCGACCTGTACGGCGACACCCTGTTCCAGGGCCGGCGGTTCCAGCGGCTGACCCGGTTCCTGCGCGCCGCTGCCCGCGAGGTCACCGCCGAGGTCGGCGTGGCCGGCCCGGACGGCTGGTTCAGCCCCTACCTGCCGGGTGAACTGCTGCTCGGCGACCCCGGCGCCCGCGACGCGTTCATGCACGGCAACCAGGTGTGCGTCCCGGATGCCACGCTGCTGCCCGTGGCCGTCGACCGGCTCCGGCCCGGGCGCCTGGGCGGATCCGGCCCGGTGCGGTTCCACGCCACCGAACGCGCCCAGGACGGCGACACCTACATCTACGACATCACGGTGCGCGCGCTCGACGGTCGAGTCCTGGAGCGTTGGGAGGGGCTGCGGTTGCACGCGGTACGTCACCGCGGCGCGGCCGGCCCGTGGGTGCCCGCGCTGCTCGGCTCGTACCTGCAACGCAGCGCCGAACAGCTCACCGGCGCGAGCCTCGCCGTGGCGGTCGAACCCGGCGGTACGGGGGACCGGGCGCAGCGCCGGGCGGTCACCGCCACCGCCCTGTCCCGTGCGCTCGGCACCCCCGCACAGGTCCGCTACCGCCCCGACGGTCGCCCGGAGGTCGACGGCGGCCGCACCGTCTCGGCCTCGCACGGCGCCGGGGTCACCCTCGCCGTGGCCGGTGACGGTCCGCTGGCCTGCGACCTGGAACCGGTCGCCGCCCGGTCCGATCCGGACTGGCGGGGGCTGCTGGGCGCCCACACCGCCCTGGCCCGGCTGCTCGCCGCCGACCTCGCCGAACCGCTGGACGTGGCGGCCACCCGGGTGTGGACGGCGATCGAATGCCTGCACAAGGCGGGGCTGGAACCACACGCGCCGCTGACCGCGCTGCCCGCCGGTTCCGCCGGCTGGGCCGTGCTGGCCTCCGGTGACCTGCGCATCGCCTCGGTCGTCACCACCCTGCGCGACGTGCCCGGCCCGGTCGTGGCCGCGGTGCTCACCGGCGGGAGGACGGCATGA